Proteins found in one Triticum urartu cultivar G1812 chromosome 4, Tu2.1, whole genome shotgun sequence genomic segment:
- the LOC125554083 gene encoding pterocarpan synthase 1-like — protein sequence MASHLTSASLATLLAAGMATVLFASAAHGVGTQGAPKHLHFYMHDSSTGPKPTTVLIANGTGQPLKGSGGSARFGDTIVMDDRLTEGPTPASRVVGRAQGFYVTASQGDPAVLLTMNVLLADGPYNGSSLAVMGRNNVMMPERELAGGGGTGVFRMATGYVLWKTASWRGGSAVLELDAFVYVSPAAAGA from the coding sequence ATGGCTTCCCACCTCACCTCTGCATCTCTAGCCACGCTACTCGCGGCCGGCATGGCCACCGTCCTTTTTGCCTCCGCCGCCCACGGCGTGGGCACGCAGGGTGCCCCCAAACATCTCCACTTCTACATGCACGACTCCAGCACTGGCCCCAAACCCACCACCGTTCTGATCGCCAACGGGACCGGCCAGCCGCTCAAGGGCTCCGGCGGCAGCGCCCGGTTCGGTGACACAATTGTCATGGACGACCGCCTCACGGAGGGCCCTACGCCGGCCTCGAGAGTCGTTGGGCGTGCCCAGGGATTCTACGTGACGGCGTCTCAGGGCGACCCCGCGGTGCTCCTCACCATGAACGTCCTGCTCGCCGACGGGCCTTACAACGGGAGCTCGCTGGCCGTGATGGGCCGCAACAACGTCATGATGCCGGAGCGGGAGCTGGCGGGGGGTGGGGGGACCGGGGTTTTCAGGATGGCGACGGGGTACGTGCTCTGGAAAACCGCGAGCTGGCGTGGGGGGAGCGCCGTCCTCGAGCTGGATGCCTTCGTCTACGTGAGTCCGGCGGCCGCCGGTGCATGA
- the LOC125552545 gene encoding alpha-L-fucosidase 2-like — MDGDDCDAGGEWIWVRRPQEAEAAAAAAGWPAEEARPLKVVFGSPARYFTDAAPIGNGRLGALVWGGVTSEKLQLNHDTLWTGGPGNYTNPKAPTVLSEVRSLVDKGLYPEATAVAYGLSGDETQSYQPLGDIDLAFGEHIKYTNYKRYLDLESATVNVTYSVGEVVYSREHFSSNPHQVIATKISANKPGAVSCTVSLATPLDHRIRVTDANEIIVEGSCPGERPAGDDNASDHPPGMKFCAILYLLTSGANGQVQVLNDKMLKLDGADSAVLLLAAATSFEGPFVKLSESTLDPVTSAFTTLNMARSMSYAQLKAYHMDDYQSLFQRVSLQLSRGSNDVLGGSTLAHLPENISQDTAVSDCTVQMVDSSRLNELNNSEKPTVDRIISFRHDEDPSLVELLFQFGRYLLISCSRPGTQVSNLQGIWNNETKAPWGTAPHPNINLQMNYWPSLPCNLSECQDPLFDFIGSLSVNGAKTAKVNYGANGWVSHQVTDLWAKTSPDAGDPSWALWPMGGPWLATHLWEHYSFTMDREFLERTAYPLLEGSASFLLSWLIEGQEGYLETNPSTSPEHYFIAADGKKASVSYSTTMDMSIIREVFSAVLLSADILGKSSTDVVQRIKAALPRLPPIKIGRDGTIMEWAQDFKDPEPQHRHVSHLFGLYPGHTMTLEQTPDLCKAVANTLYKRGDKGPGWSTSWKMALWAHLHNSKHAYKMILQLITLIDPKHEHEKEGGLYSNLFAAHPPFQIDANFGFPAALCEMLVQSTGSDLYLLPALPRDKWPHGSVKGLRARGGLTVNICWKEGTLHEALVWSGSSGNSLARIHYGDRSAVISASPGQVYRFNSELKCLKTWLL; from the exons ATGGACGGCGACGACTGCGACGCCGGCGGCGAGTGGATCTGGGTGCGTCGACCGCAGGAAGCGGAAGctgcggctgcggcggcggggtggcCGGCGGAGGAGGCGCGGCCTCTGAAGGTGGTGTTTGGGTCCCCAGCCAGGTACTTCACCGACGCGGCGCCGATCGGGAACGGCCGTCTCGGCGCCTTGGTCTGGGGCGGCGTCACCTCCGAGAAGCTCCAGCTCAACC ATGATACATTATGGACGGGCGGACCTGGTAATTATACAAACCCCAAAGCACCTACTGTTCTTTCTGAAGTAAGGAGCCTTGTTGATAAGGGACTGTATCCTGAAGCTACAGCTGTTGCTTATGGCCTGTCTGGTGATGAGACGCAG AGTTACCAGCCTCTCGGTGATATTGATCTTGCCTTTGGTGAGCATATCAAGTATACAAATTATAAAAGATACCTTGATTTGGAATCTGCAACAGTCAATGTCACATACAGTGTTGGGGAAGTAGTGTACTCAAGGGAACACTTCTCCTCAAATCCACATCAAGTAATTGCGACTAAAATCTCTGCAAACAAACCAGGAGCTGTCTCCTGTACAGTATCTTTAGCAACACCACTAGATCACCGGATTCGTGTAACAGATGCAAATGAAATAATCGTGGAGGGTAGCTGCCCAGGAGAAAGGCCTGCGGGAGATGACAATGCATCTGATCATCCTCCGGGAATGAAATTTTGTGCTATTCTCTACCTGCTGACGAGTGGTGCCAATGGCCAAGTGCAAGTATTAAATGATAAGATGCTGAAACTTGATGGTGCCGACTCAGCGGTTTTGCTCCTTGCAGCTGCAACCTCATTTGAAGGGCCATTTGTCAAGCTTTCTGAATCGACACTTGATCCAGTGACATCAGCATTCACAACATTAAATATGGCCAGGAGCATGTCATATGCACAGCTAAAAGCTTATCACATGGATGATTACCAGAGTCTTTTCCAGCGTGTGTCCTTGCAACTTTCACGAGGCTCTAATGATGTACTTGGAGGTAGCACTTTGGCTCACTTACCTGAGAATATCTCTCAGGATACTGCAGTATCTGATTGCACTGTGCAGATGGTTGACAGTTCAAGGTTAAACGAGCTTAATAATTCAGAGAAGCCTACCGTAGACAGAATTATAAGTTTTAGACATGATGAAGATCCTTCTCTGGTAGAACTTCTGTTTCAGTTTGGGCGCTATCTACTCATTTCTTGTTCGAGGCCTGGAACTCAGGTTTCCAATCTGCAAGGAATATGGAACAACGAGACTAAGGCACCATGGGG TACAGCTCCCCATCCAAATATAAATCTACAAATGAATTACTGGCCATCACTTCCTTGCAACCTTAGTGAATGCCAAGACCCACTATTCGACTTCATTGGATCCCTTTCGGTCAATGGGGCTAAGACGGCAAAA GTGAATTACGGAGCTAATGGCTGGGTTAGTCACCAAGTCACAGACTTGTGGGCAAAAACATCACCGGATGCTGGTGATCCTTCATGGGCTCTATGGCCAATGGGTGGGCCATGGCTTGCTACACACCTGTGGGAACACTACAGTTTTACAATGGACAGA GAATTTTTGGAGAGAACAGCGTATCCACTTTTGGAAGGATCTGCCTCCTTTCTGTTGTCCTGGTTGATTGAAGGCCAAGAAGGCTATCTGGAGACCAATCCTTCTACTTCCCCAGAGCATTATTTTATTGCTGCCGATGGCAAGAAAGCATCTGTGAGCTATTCAACAACCATGGACATGTCAATTATTAGAGAAGTATTCTCAGCTGTTCTTCTGTCTGCTGAT ATTTTAGGAAAATCCAGCACTGATGTGGTTCAGAGGATAAAAGCGGCACTTCCAAGGCTCCCACCGATAAAAATTGGTAGAGATGGTACAATCATGGAATGG GCACAAGATTTTAAGGATCCCGAGCCTCAGCACAGGCATGTATCTCATCTGTTTGGTCTTTATCCTGGACATACCATGACACTTGAGCAAACACCTGACCTCTGCAAAGCTGTTGCCAATACTCTTTATAAAAGAG GTGATAAAGGCCCTGGATGGTCTACTTCATGGAAGATGGCCCTGTGGGCTCATCTTCACAACAGTAAGCATGCATACAAAATGATTCTGCAGCTAATCACTTTGATAGATCCAAAGCACGAGCATGAAAAGGAAGGAGGTCTATACAGCAATTTGTTCGCAGCGCATCCACCATTCCAGATTGATGCAAATTTTGG ATTCCCAGCTGCATTGTGCGAAATGCTTGTGCAGAGCACCGGGAGTGATCTGTACCTGCTCCCTGCTCTGCCCCGCGACAAGTGGCCCCATGGCAGCGTTAAAGGTTTGAGGGCCCGAGGCGGGTTGACGGTTAACATCTGCTGGAAAGAAGGTACCCTCCATGAAGCTCTTGTATGGTCTGGCAGCAGTGGGAACTCGCTTGCGAGGATCCACTACGGTGATCGCTCTGCCGTGATCAGTGCCTCCCCAGGCCAAGTTTACAGGTTCAACTCGGAGTTGAAGTGCTTGAAGACTTGGCTACTGTGA